The following nucleotide sequence is from Salvia splendens isolate huo1 chromosome 2, SspV2, whole genome shotgun sequence.
aatatgataataaataattaaagtgaagaaatagtaaagtaagagagagaataatttaGAGAATACTCTtatttatgatattctctcacttactttactattttttcactttaactatttattagtataatttttataaaatgaatgcAGAAAAGcaaatgtgactcctaatgcgggacgaaggtagtatattttaaaggaGATGACAAGGCTTTGGCAGCTTCACCGTCGGTGCAGCCACTCTTGTATTGCAGAACGGAGAGTGTGGTTAGGCACCATATCGGAGTGTGGAAGCTTTAGGTCAGTCATAGGTGATGTCTCATGCCCATTCTCCAGCCATCCCTTCAATGCTTCCGATTCATACGTATACCCATCAGCTGCAACAACAGGATCTTGCATTATTTCCTGCACACAATGGTGGTGAAGTTAGGACAATAAATGCATAGATTTATAGCCAGATGTGGTAGGAAAAAGAAAGGTGGTTGATTTCAAGATTCTTGCCAAAATCTATGATCGATACTGTGTAAAAGCATATGTAAACAGACCTGGAAGATGGGACATATGAAGTATGCCGGAATGTGGCTCTGCTCTTCAGAACCAAAGCGGAGGGAAGCCCCACTGAATCTTTTCATCGGTTCGAGCACCCTCCACACCTCAGAAGCAAGATCTGGTCGACGGCCACGGTTATTGTAGGCGCAACTGAGAGCGAGATGAGCTAACTGTTTTGCTTGCACGAATGGCCAGTTGCCAGCTGTTGGGTCGAGTAGATCTTTCAACTTACCATTATCCAAAGCATATTGGACTTCCCGGGTTATACCCAGTGCAGGTCTTCCTGTTAACAACCGCAATAATATAATTCCAAAGGAATACACGTCGGACTTTGAAGTGAGCTCTCCTGTTGTGAGGAATTCCGGATCCATGTACCCAAGCGTCCCTTTTGGGTCAGTCTTCCAACATCGCGTCGAATGTTCTGATAATTCATCACGAGGGAGATTGCGGCATAATCCAAAATCACTAAGCTTGGATACGAAGTTGGCATCAAGAAGTACATTAGAAGGCTTCAGATCACCATGGACAATACCCTCAGGGTGGAAAGAATGCAAAAAGATTAGCGCAGAGCAGAGCTCTGCCGCTATACGGATTCTAGTTTTCCACGACAATGGCGGCATATTGTTTTTGCAAGCTAGGCGGTCTTCAAGGCTTCCATGGGATTGATACTCATAAACGAGTGCCCAAGCTTCCGGGCAGGCTCCTACCAAGGTGATTATGTTTGGATGCCTCAACTTACTAAGGATATTTACCTGAAACAAGAAGTgtaaaattataataagtaGTATATTCGTTCACCAAATATTAGTTGAGGAGATATGGGGGTGTCGGGACCCTGGTATGAACGAGCAGCGCACTAACAACTTACCTCCTGTTGAAATTCCAAAGGTCCTTGCGAGCTATCTGGATGTAACATTTTTATAGCCACTTGAGTATGTCGAAGGTTCCCTCGATATATACTTCCATAACCCCCTTCACCAATCTTCAAGGTTTGACTAAAGCGAGCTGTTGCCTCTTCAATTTCGAAGAAAGAGAATTCAGAAAAGAACTGAGATACAGATGAACTTGATGCTTCCTCGGTTTGTCTTTTCCTCAGATCCTCCGCCACCTTGAGGATGTCATCTCTCTGAACCTGTAATTcatctctttcttttttgtACTTTTGCAAAAGTTCAACAGCAGCATACATTTTTTGTTCCAGCTTCTCCACCATCTTATCAGAATCTGTAATTTGACGCTCTAGGGAAAGCTTCTGTTCCTCAGCAACTCTGAGTGCTTCCGTGACCTCACCGAGTTGCCATTTCATATTCTCAGCTTCCTCACTGGCACTTGCAAGTAATTCTTCAATTTCTCTTCTGTGTCTTTGCTCCTCAGCAAGCATTGCGTTAGATTCTTTGGCCTACAATGTAAAGTCAATATGTATTAGCTATCTCTCAAGTCATTCCTGATGAAGGCTTTGCTTAAAAGATTAGCAACCAGAAGTTAGAGCGCCAAAACTAGAACTGCATGAGCATTATTAGTATCGATATTTTATGcaattcttttaaaaaatttaacagCTCCAACGAACTGATAGAAAGGTGTGTACTAACAAGTAAAAATAgcactaactttttaaaaaataaatggcTATGAGACAGAACCAGTGCAATTTAAATCTATACAAGTAACACAATACATGTCTGTGTATGAAATTGATCCTTATTATATGAgtaagaaaataagaaagccGTGCTAATGACTTACTCGGCGAAAAGCATCAATGGCAGCTTTTTCAGCTTTTTTACGCTTGACTGATTCCTCATAAGCTTCTTTCCGAGAAATTTGTGCTTCCGCTACAAATTGCTCAAGCCTAGTATAAAATTCATCATCCATATTGCTATCCTGTTGAAGATCATCAACTAGTCAGAAAAACATTTAAACAGCTTCTGCTGAGAAGTGTCTGCAAGTTCAACACATTTTGGTTTACATATATCTATAATTAACTTATCGCATAAAACTTTCAGGAATTTTATAGATTTCATGGAAAAGCAATGAATTTTGTGTTCAGATTATTATTGGGGATGTAGAGTTAGTTGCCAATGCTGTATATATAAGACAACTCTTTTATGCTTTAGTAATGTACTTACCCTGGATGCCACTGAGGACTCTTTTATGCTTTAGTAATATACTTACCCTGGATGCCACTGAGGACGAACGATAGTTCTGAGAGCTTGAAAGGTGGTCTGCAGCTGACTTGTCAATTATTTCATCGGATGAACAAGAAGAAAAGCGTGAACCTACTGAAGGAGTTCTCCTTGTTTGGTTGTCCCGGTCAGAGTTACCTTCTTGATTCAAACTGCTACAAGGAGAACCTCTTCCGGGGCTGCTAAAATGCATGCCATTATTTTCAGACGTGAACCTCCTATGACTTATTGCTGATCTTTGAAGCTCCATTCGACCCCTTTCCCCTTCAGCAAGCGAACACGATCTCCAGGTCTGCACAACTTCAGAATTTGGACTTGCTTGATCTGGTGGAGAGTATATGTTAACCCCATCTAATTTACTTTCCCTTGATAAAAATGAATCATAGAACTAGTCAGAATAGAGTGGAAGCGCTACAAGACTAGTCACGGTGTTAAGGAATATTACAGAACAAATCACCACAAGAATGAACTTGATTCTCAACCACAAATGATCATGTTTATGCTCTCTATCTAGTTCAAAAGTTGAACACATGGTTTCAATACTAGGAGGCAGGAATTGCAAGATCCTCAAATAATTCGACGCTAATTCCATACCTAGTATAAATGCGGTTTCCTTTGCATATGAACCAAATTTGGCAGAAAGTAGGTGCTTCCAAGCGCACATGGATTGCTTTCTTTGACTTTGGCTCCTTCATTTTTCTGAAAAGTATACATAATAAATCACGACTCAAAAAATAAAGTCATGATAGAATGTTAAGAAATTATGAAGCCAAGGGAAGATACATCACAAGCTGCCATAATCTTCCAAATGATGAGGCAGACTAGCAAATGGTAAATATTCACTATTCAAATGATTAGGAATGGAATATGCAGACTAGCTGACTAGCAAAAATGATTAGGAAGATACATAAAAAGCTTTCGTCCCCCCAACTCCATTTGGCTAGAAGATTTGCCGTATACTAATAAACTATGCAGAGACATGTACAAGATTGTAAATTATAAT
It contains:
- the LOC121792458 gene encoding U-box domain-containing protein 33-like isoform X2; translation: MGAAADKSYSRKMKEPKSKKAIHVRLEAPTFCQIWFICKGNRIYTRESKLDGVNIYSPPDQASPNSEVVQTWRSCSLAEGERGRMELQRSAISHRRFTSENNGMHFSSPGRGSPCSSLNQEGNSDRDNQTRRTPSVGSRFSSCSSDEIIDKSAADHLSSSQNYRSSSVASRDSNMDDEFYTRLEQFVAEAQISRKEAYEESVKRKKAEKAAIDAFRRAKESNAMLAEEQRHRREIEELLASASEEAENMKWQLGEVTEALRVAEEQKLSLERQITDSDKMVEKLEQKMYAAVELLQKYKKERDELQVQRDDILKVAEDLRKRQTEEASSSSVSQFFSEFSFFEIEEATARFSQTLKIGEGGYGSIYRGNLRHTQVAIKMLHPDSSQGPLEFQQEVNILSKLRHPNIITLVGACPEAWALVYEYQSHGSLEDRLACKNNMPPLSWKTRIRIAAELCSALIFLHSFHPEGIVHGDLKPSNVLLDANFVSKLSDFGLCRNLPRDELSEHSTRCWKTDPKGTLGYMDPEFLTTGELTSKSDVYSFGIILLRLLTGRPALGITREVQYALDNGKLKDLLDPTAGNWPFVQAKQLAHLALSCAYNNRGRRPDLASEVWRVLEPMKRFSGASLRFGSEEQSHIPAYFICPIFQEIMQDPVVAADGYTYESEALKGWLENGHETSPMTDLKLPHSDMVPNHTLRSAIQEWLHRR
- the LOC121792458 gene encoding U-box domain-containing protein 33-like isoform X1, whose translation is MALVEIPGAVNRIRYPEINLARFSSRSRASMSREREIVEELEPRTAPSPAHREETMYVALGKDVKGSEATLMWALHNSRGTKICVLHIHQPAQKIPLLGTKVAISRLEENQVNAYHENERQEMLKIIDKYVHICEQSGVKAEKLCKELDSIEKGIVQLIHEREIKWLVMGAAADKSYSRKMKEPKSKKAIHVRLEAPTFCQIWFICKGNRIYTRESKLDGVNIYSPPDQASPNSEVVQTWRSCSLAEGERGRMELQRSAISHRRFTSENNGMHFSSPGRGSPCSSLNQEGNSDRDNQTRRTPSVGSRFSSCSSDEIIDKSAADHLSSSQNYRSSSVASRDSNMDDEFYTRLEQFVAEAQISRKEAYEESVKRKKAEKAAIDAFRRAKESNAMLAEEQRHRREIEELLASASEEAENMKWQLGEVTEALRVAEEQKLSLERQITDSDKMVEKLEQKMYAAVELLQKYKKERDELQVQRDDILKVAEDLRKRQTEEASSSSVSQFFSEFSFFEIEEATARFSQTLKIGEGGYGSIYRGNLRHTQVAIKMLHPDSSQGPLEFQQEVNILSKLRHPNIITLVGACPEAWALVYEYQSHGSLEDRLACKNNMPPLSWKTRIRIAAELCSALIFLHSFHPEGIVHGDLKPSNVLLDANFVSKLSDFGLCRNLPRDELSEHSTRCWKTDPKGTLGYMDPEFLTTGELTSKSDVYSFGIILLRLLTGRPALGITREVQYALDNGKLKDLLDPTAGNWPFVQAKQLAHLALSCAYNNRGRRPDLASEVWRVLEPMKRFSGASLRFGSEEQSHIPAYFICPIFQEIMQDPVVAADGYTYESEALKGWLENGHETSPMTDLKLPHSDMVPNHTLRSAIQEWLHRR